A stretch of Atribacterota bacterium DNA encodes these proteins:
- a CDS encoding pyridoxal phosphate-dependent aminotransferase family protein — protein NGILATGLNFPVVPRGDEEIRFQVNADHTPYDIDTVLEVLRRWKNYSKK, from the coding sequence AAAATGGCATACTTGCTACCGGACTGAATTTCCCTGTGGTTCCCCGTGGAGATGAGGAGATTCGTTTTCAGGTGAATGCCGATCATACCCCTTACGATATTGATACGGTACTGGAAGTGTTAAGAAGATGGAAAAACTATTCTAAAAAATAA